GCGTTGCTGCGCGCGGCGATGTCTGGGATGTTGATCTCCAGCGGACCTCCTGACGCCCACGCGTCGCAGGCCGCCCAGACGGCGCGCGCCAGGGTCGCATGGCGGGCGAGCACATTGTCGATGCCCTCTTCATGGACCAAAATGTCGAGCGCGACCCGAAGTCCGTAGAAGTGATGGGTCGGTGCCGTGCCGCACGAAATCTGGTAGTAGCCTTGCGGGTTCACCCGCGGCTCCCAATCCCAGTAGCCGGACACGCGCTCCAGCCTGGCGCGCGCGGCCTGGGCTTTTTCATTGAAGAACACGAAGCACATGCCCGGCGGGACCATCAGCCCCTTTTGCGAGCCGGTCATCACCACGTCGACGCCCCAATTATCCATCTGCATGTCGTCGCAGCCCAGACAGGCGATGCTGTCGGACATCAAAAGTGCGGGATGGACGGCTGCATCCATCGCACGGCGGATCGCGGCCAGATCCGACTTGGCCGACGAGGCCGTGTCGACCTGCACCACCAGAACCGCCTTGATCTCGTGGGCTTTGTCATCGCGCAGGGCTTGCTCCACGGCATCGGAGTCAATCGGCGCGCGGCGACCGAAGTCCAACTCATCGACGATCAGCCCTCGCTTGCGCGCCGTCTCGGCCCAACCCTTGGAGAATTGCGCGCCGCCCGGCACCAGCACCCGGTCGCCCGGTGCCAGCGTGTTGGCGAGCGAGGCCTCCCAGGCTGCATGGCCGTTGCCGATATACATGGCGACCTCGCCTTGGGTCTTGGCGACCGCCTTGAGGTCGGGGATGCAGCTGTAGGTGATGTCGATCAGTTCGCCGGTGTAGATGTTTGGCGCGGGCCGGTGCATCGCCTGCAAGACGCGCTCCGGCATGACAGAGGGACCCGGGATCGCCAGCGTATGGCGACCGTGCGACAGGTTCGGCGTGTTCAACATGGAAATGCTTTCTTTCGTATCCCGCGCCCAGAGGTAGAGCGCCCCCGTGGGGGCGTCAATCAACCAGCCGTGCGGCGTGATATCACCGTTGCTGATAGCGCCGCGCCAGGGCCTCGGGGTCGGCCCCGAAGCTATAGCGGATCAGCGTGTCGAGATTGCGCGCCCCTTGGCGCAGCCAGCCCGCGCGCTGATACCGCTCCGCCCCGGTCACAGCATAGGTGTCGAGCAGTCGGATACGGCCCCGCAGAGCCTTGGCGATGGCCACGTCCTCCATCAACGGCTGATTGGGGTAGCCGCCGACATAGTCATAAAGCGCGCGGGAAATCAGCAGGCCCTGATCGCCATAAGGCAGGTTCATCGCACGGGTGCGCAGGTTCGCCCAGCCCGCCACCAGCTTCGGCGCAACACCCTTGGCGCGAAACCGCAGCGCATAGGCCGCGGCCAGATTGGGATGCTCGGCGCGGTGCAAAGCCGCCGCCCCCACCCAGTCCGACGCAAGCTGCGTGTCCGCGTGCAGGAATAGCAGCCACTCGCCCTGAGCACGCGCGGCCCCACGGGCAAGCTGCCCACCGCGCCCCTTGGCACCCTCCACGATCACCGCACCCGCATCATCGGCGATCTGCAGCGTGGCGTCAGCACTGCCGCCGTCACTGATCACCACCTCGCGCAGCATCCCCTGCTCCACCCCCGGCAACAGCGCATCAAGCGTCGCGCGCAGCGTGTCGGCGGCATTCAGCGTTGGGATGATGACGGAAAAGGGCGCGGACATCGGGGCCTCTGGTCTAGGGCGGTGCGACTCATATATGACGCTCATGTAGTGGAGGGAAAGAGTGATGGCAGAGCAGGCCCGAATGTTGATCGAAGTGACCGGCGGCGACCGGGAGGACTTCTTGCAAGGACTGGTGACCAACGATGTCGCCAAGCTGTCCGACGGGCTGGTCTATGCCGCCTTGCTGACGCCACAGGGCAAGTTCCAGGTCGATTTCCTCCTCGTACCCTGGAAGGACGCCATCCTGATCGACGTCGACGCGTCTTATGGCGAGGCCCTGATGCGGCGGCTGACCTTCTACAAGCTGCGCGCGGATGTGAAACTGCGCGAGAGCGATATCGGGGTCGTGCGTGGCCTCGGCGACGCACCGCAGGGTGCTTTCGTCGACCCCCGGCATCCGGCCCTTGGCTGGCGCGGCTACGGGCCGGGCTTCGCGTTCGAGGCGCAGCCGGATGTGAATTGGGACGCGCTGCGCGTTCAGCACTGCATCCCCGAGCTGGGCGTCGAGCTATTGCCCGATGAAAGCTTTATCCTCGAGGTGGGTTTCGAGCGGCTCAATGGCGTCGACTTCAAGAAGGGCTGCTATGTCGGCCAAGAGGTGACCGCCCGGATGAAGCACAAGACCGAACTACGCAAGGGCCTTACGCTGGTCGACGTGCAAGGCGAGGCCCCGGTTGGCACCCGGATCGACGCCGATGGCCGGGCGGCCGGTACGCTCTACACGCAGTCGGGTGGGCGCGGCATCGCATATCTGCGGTTCGACCGGACCACGCCCAAAATGGTCGCAGGCGACATCACGATTGCCCTGCCCCAGACCGACGACGCGGAAGAAGAGGCCGCGACTTAAGGATCGGTGTTGCGGATCGTCTTGGCGAAGGCGGGGAAAATGTCCGGGTTGGCCGCGATCATATGCCCGTCTTCAAGCAGGTTCTGACCCTCGCGGATCGGCTCGATAAAGCCGCCGGCTTCCTTGACCAGCAACACACCCCCCGCGATGTCCCAGATGTTGAGCCCGCGTTCCCAGTAGCCCTCGTAGCGGCCAGCGGCGACATAGGCGAGGTCCAGCGCGGCGGCCCCCCAACGGCGCACGCCCGCGCATTGCGGCATCAGGTTTGCGAGGTCCTTCAGAGTCGCAGGCAGGTACTTTCCCCCGCCAAACGGCACGCCCGTGGCAAACACGCTTTCGATCATCTTGCCCCGCGCCGAGACCCGCAGGCGCTGGTCGTTCATAAACGCGCCCTCGCCCTTCTCGGCGATGAACATCTCGTCCTTGGCGGGGTCGTAGACAACCGCGCTGACGATCTCGCCTTTGTGCTCCAGCGCGATGGACACCGCCCAATGGGGCATGCCGTGCAGGAAGTTCGTCGTGCCGTCCAGCGGGTCCACGATCCAGCGGCGGGTGGGGTCCTCGCCCTCGATCGGGTCGCTTTCCTCTCCGACCCAGCCATAGGTCTTGCGGGCGCCCATCAGCTCTTCCTTCAGGATCGCCTCGGCGGCGATATCGGCCTTGGACACGAAGTCGCCCGCGCCCTTCATCGAGACCTGCAGGTTCTCCACCTCACGGAAGTCCTTCACCAAGGAGCGGCCCGCGATCCGGGCGGCCTTGATCATGATGTTGAGGTTGGCGCTGCCTTGCATGTCACTCGTCCTTTTCGCTCAAGCGCGCCGTATAGACCCGCAGCCCCGGCTTGGAAAGGGCTTGCGTGGGT
The nucleotide sequence above comes from Litoreibacter ponti. Encoded proteins:
- a CDS encoding TIGR04283 family arsenosugar biosynthesis glycosyltransferase, with the translated sequence MSAPFSVIIPTLNAADTLRATLDALLPGVEQGMLREVVISDGGSADATLQIADDAGAVIVEGAKGRGGQLARGAARAQGEWLLFLHADTQLASDWVGAAALHRAEHPNLAAAYALRFRAKGVAPKLVAGWANLRTRAMNLPYGDQGLLISRALYDYVGGYPNQPLMEDVAIAKALRGRIRLLDTYAVTGAERYQRAGWLRQGARNLDTLIRYSFGADPEALARRYQQR
- a CDS encoding YgfZ/GcvT domain-containing protein, which translates into the protein MAEQARMLIEVTGGDREDFLQGLVTNDVAKLSDGLVYAALLTPQGKFQVDFLLVPWKDAILIDVDASYGEALMRRLTFYKLRADVKLRESDIGVVRGLGDAPQGAFVDPRHPALGWRGYGPGFAFEAQPDVNWDALRVQHCIPELGVELLPDESFILEVGFERLNGVDFKKGCYVGQEVTARMKHKTELRKGLTLVDVQGEAPVGTRIDADGRAAGTLYTQSGGRGIAYLRFDRTTPKMVAGDITIALPQTDDAEEEAAT
- a CDS encoding pyridoxal-phosphate-dependent aminotransferase family protein, with translation MLNTPNLSHGRHTLAIPGPSVMPERVLQAMHRPAPNIYTGELIDITYSCIPDLKAVAKTQGEVAMYIGNGHAAWEASLANTLAPGDRVLVPGGAQFSKGWAETARKRGLIVDELDFGRRAPIDSDAVEQALRDDKAHEIKAVLVVQVDTASSAKSDLAAIRRAMDAAVHPALLMSDSIACLGCDDMQMDNWGVDVVMTGSQKGLMVPPGMCFVFFNEKAQAARARLERVSGYWDWEPRVNPQGYYQISCGTAPTHHFYGLRVALDILVHEEGIDNVLARHATLARAVWAACDAWASGGPLEINIPDIAARSNAVTSMRIGAPYGTQLRDWVTAEAGMTLGIGLGMATEDDPNSDGFFRIGHMGHLNSHMLLGTLGSIDAGLKSLGIPHGSGALEAAAQVCAGK
- a CDS encoding inositol monophosphatase family protein, with translation MQGSANLNIMIKAARIAGRSLVKDFREVENLQVSMKGAGDFVSKADIAAEAILKEELMGARKTYGWVGEESDPIEGEDPTRRWIVDPLDGTTNFLHGMPHWAVSIALEHKGEIVSAVVYDPAKDEMFIAEKGEGAFMNDQRLRVSARGKMIESVFATGVPFGGGKYLPATLKDLANLMPQCAGVRRWGAAALDLAYVAAGRYEGYWERGLNIWDIAGGVLLVKEAGGFIEPIREGQNLLEDGHMIAANPDIFPAFAKTIRNTDP